ATCTGGATCGGCAGGTTATGACTGTGTAACCGCCATTGACATGCCGGGAGGTACGGCCACTGTCAACTCAAGTCTCGTTCAGGACAATTAAGAAGACCGATCTCAAAGGCGAATCTCTGACCTTCTATCCACCCTCGCGGCTTACAACTTGTGACTCTTAATGTGCCGCCAAAATCCTTTTTTCTGTCTTCTCTTAAAGAACGGAAATAATCTCTATTCAAGCGCCATAAAAGGCCTGTAAAAACTGCCATAAAACATGTGGCAATGACAGATAGAACGCTCATCCAACATAACAGATCACGCATACACACTCCCAAACCAGGGTTGGTTCATTCCCTTAAAAGGGATTTTCATTTCAAAATAACTGTATTTGAATATAACATGTGTTGTTTTCACCATCAATGGATTTTATGTGGTCTCCTAGCGGGAATGCCTGTAAAAAAAACCCCCTTCATAAGAAAGGGGGTTTTAGGTACTGTTTCAAGTTGTATTGTATCTGCCGTTTTACTTTATTTCATTCTCCCTTTTTGTTTTTCCCCTCCCCTAACCGGCTTGTCTTAATCTATTCAACCAGCTTCAGCTCGAAGTCCGCCTCCATCTCGTTGATAAATTCCAGGGCCGCCTTGAAATATTCCACGGTTCCGTTTTCCGTGCCCTGCATGGCCTCGAGCTTTTTTATCTGCCCCTCTTCGGTCGGTTCGGGGCTGGTAATATGTAGATATATCCTGCTCTGGAGCTCCGGGTCGTCGCAGTTAATCTGCATTGAGCCCTCGGAGAAAACAATTTCTCCGATTGGGCTGCCGCTTTTAATTATTTCTGCTTTCATGTGCGCATACCTACGGAGAAATTATAGCATACATGGAGTAAAAGATTCAAGACGAAATTTCTATGTTTCACCATTGTGATAAAGCAGTATCGATTGAAAAAATTTTTCCATTACTTTATAGCACATTCTGAAACCCATATCATCGGCTCGTTTCTTTCGTTTCCTTTTGTATATAGTATGATCAGCCCAGGAAGCGGATATTGCAGTATGATTCCCGCTGTTCTATCTGATGGATGATTTCCTTTTTGATATCCCAGTCATCCTCTATCGGCTCCACCTGGGAGACGTTTTTCCCGTCGTCATCCGTGCGGTAGTGGTGCTTGAGAAGATATCCGGGGATGAGGGCGAACCTTCCTCCGCCCATACCGCAGCAGGATGTGTCGACAACCGCGTGTCCCAGGATGTAGAGCACCTCTTTCCCGTTGATGGTGACCGTATCCTCTTTTTCGTTGGTGTAGTGCCCGGAGATGGCGGTCACCTCTTCGTTCATATCTTGGTGAACATAATCTTTCGGCATGTCGGTCCTCTTAAAAAGCCGGTGCTTTCTTGTTTTAACGGTGTATACGCGGACGTTTCCGTTCCTTTTTTACGTATTCTTCTACACTACTGGTACCTGTCCGTTTTGTCAAGAGAGAAGAGCCGGTTATGTGAATTCTCATGATCGAAGATGGCGGGAGCGGGTCTTTTGTTAACAAGTTATCATTATCTAATTTTAATTATTTGAATATTGAAATCCGCTTGGAAGTGCTATAAAATTTCACTCTGCATTCATGGCGTCTTATGGAAACAGTCGCCTCTCCAGGCGGGGCATGGACCGCCCGGAGACCGTTATCTCCCCCCCAACAGGACGTACCGCACAAGGCGGAGGTATGGAGAGGATGTGACAATCCTTTTACACGATAACAGGAGGATCGTGTAGTATGTATGTGAAAACCTATCTTGAGAATCTTGCGGAGACCATCCCTGAGAAAGTCGCACTGATTGTCGGTGAAAACCGGCTGACGTACCGGGATCTCTATATCCGCGCGAAGAACCTGGCGGTGTCTCTGTCACACAGGGGTATCTCAAAAGGAGATAAGATCGCCATCACCCTCATCAACGAACCGCAGTTTGTTGATATCTATTTCGCCACCCTTTCCCTGGGGGCCGTGCTGGTGCCCCTGGATTTCCGACTCAAGCCCGATGAGATTATGGATGTCCTCTTTGACTCGGAGCCGTCGTTGCTGTTCACGACCGCGGCAATGGCGGAGAATCTTGAGACGGTCCCCTCTCTCAGGGACATGTACTGTGTCGACGGCCCTTCCCTGGTGGAGGGGGTAACCTATGAGGAACTGATCGCCGAAACCGACGAGATGTTCCCGACGGTGGATGTGACCGAAACCGACGAGGCGCTTCACCTCTATACGTCCGGCAGCACCGGAAGGCCGAAGGGCGTTGTGCTGACGGTGGCTCACCTGGAGGAATTTCCCCTGGCGGTGCTGGAGATTTATTCGGATTACGTGACGCCCGACAAGGTGTTTGCGGTGGTTCTGCCGCTCTCCCACATCGGGGGGCTGGTGATGCTGAACCTTCTGGTTTCCATCGGCGGCACGATGGTGCTCTTTGAGGGGATGCGCCCCGACGTCATATGGAAGACCATCGAGCGGGAACGGGTCGTCTGGTTCGTGGGGGTTCCGCCCATCATGCAGCTGTTGTTGATAGATCCAAAGATAGACAGCTATGATATTTCATGTTTGGAATTCATCTCTCTGATGGGCATGAGTGTGCCGAAGGCGCTGATGGAAGAATGCGTGAAGCGATTCACCCACCTGGATATCGTCCAGGGGTACGGCTTGACCGAAACCTCGCCCCTTATCTCCATTCTCCCCACAAAAGACGCGTCGCGCAAGCGGGGCTCGGTGGGGATACCGGTCAGCCGCGTGGAGGTGAAGATCGTGGATAAGGACGGGAACGAGCTGCCAACAGGCCAGAGCGGCGAGATCATCGTGCGGGGGCCGATGGTCATGAAGGGATATTACAACAACCCGACGGAGACGGCCGAGGTCTTGCGGGACGGCTGGTTTTATACCGGCGATTTGGGCTGTCTGGATGAAGAGGGGTTTCTCTATCATATGGGCCGCTCGAAGGAATTGATCATCACCGGCGGACTGAACGTGTATCCCGCAGAGGTGGAAAACGCCTTTCTGAAGCATCCGGACGTGATGGATGCGGTGGTCATCGGCGTGCCGGACGATCTCAGGGGCGAGGCGGTAAAGGCCTTCATTGTGCCCCGGGAGGGAGTCGGGCTCACCGGGCAGGAGCTGCTCAAGTTCTCTCGAAAGTATCTGGCGGATTTCAAGACCCCCAGGGAAATCGTTTTCATCAAGAAAGTACCGTCTCTGGGGATGGGAAAGATAGACAAGCAGGCCTTTTTCGAAGAGCGGTATGAGACGGTATGATCGCGAAAGTACATGAGAGTTTTAAAACAGGCGGGGAATCGATATCCCCGCCTGTTTTTTTTTACCACCGGCACAGGAACGTTCACTGACAAAAAGAGAAAATCACGATGCCTACCCCGTTTTTTTAAGCGATATACGGAAAGAAGCGAAAAGAGAGGAAAAAAGGTTTGACACACATTTCAGAGTTCATATACTGACATGGTGGCATACCTTTTTATAATCCCGAAAAGTATCATTGATTTCCTGAATGTTTATGTGGAGGGGGCGACATGAACCAGAAGAACTCCGTGCGGATTGA
This sequence is a window from Candidatus Zymogenaceae bacterium. Protein-coding genes within it:
- a CDS encoding AMP-binding protein, translated to MYVKTYLENLAETIPEKVALIVGENRLTYRDLYIRAKNLAVSLSHRGISKGDKIAITLINEPQFVDIYFATLSLGAVLVPLDFRLKPDEIMDVLFDSEPSLLFTTAAMAENLETVPSLRDMYCVDGPSLVEGVTYEELIAETDEMFPTVDVTETDEALHLYTSGSTGRPKGVVLTVAHLEEFPLAVLEIYSDYVTPDKVFAVVLPLSHIGGLVMLNLLVSIGGTMVLFEGMRPDVIWKTIERERVVWFVGVPPIMQLLLIDPKIDSYDISCLEFISLMGMSVPKALMEECVKRFTHLDIVQGYGLTETSPLISILPTKDASRKRGSVGIPVSRVEVKIVDKDGNELPTGQSGEIIVRGPMVMKGYYNNPTETAEVLRDGWFYTGDLGCLDEEGFLYHMGRSKELIITGGLNVYPAEVENAFLKHPDVMDAVVIGVPDDLRGEAVKAFIVPREGVGLTGQELLKFSRKYLADFKTPREIVFIKKVPSLGMGKIDKQAFFEERYETV